A genomic window from Lotus japonicus ecotype B-129 chromosome 1, LjGifu_v1.2 includes:
- the LOC130734526 gene encoding protein KINESIN LIGHT CHAIN-RELATED 3: MPGIVTNGVCDGAVNEMNGNHSPSKETLAPVKSPRGSLSPQRGQNGGPNFPVDGVIEPSIEQLYENVCDMQSSDQSPSRKSFGSDGDESRIDSELRQLVGGRMREVEIMEEEVEVEVEKERGGSSSGEISSGVGGLSSNEKKLDKVHEIQSATTSSVSTEKSVKALNSQLDASPKSKPKGKSPPAKAPLERKNDKPLLRKQTKGVASGVKSLKSSPLGKSVSLNRVENSAESALDKPERAPILLKQARDLISSGDNPQKALELALQAMNLLEKLGNGKPSLELVMCLHVTAAIYCNLGQYNEAIPILERSIEIPVIGESQQHALAKFAGHMQLGDTYAMLGQLENSIMCYSSGFEVQRQVLGETDPRVGETCRYVAEANVQALQFDEAERLCQMALDIHKANSSAPSLEEAADRRLMGLILDTKGNHEAALEHLVLASMAMVANGQEVEVASVDCSIGDTYLSMSRYDEAVFAYEKALTVFKTGKGENHPAVGSVFVRLADLHNRTGKIKESKSYCDSALRIYENPMPGVNPEEIASGLTNVSAIYESMNELEKALKLLQKALLIYNDSPGQQSSIAGIEAQMGVMYYMLGNYTESYNTLKNAITKLRAIGEKKSSFIGIALNQMGLACVQLYAFGEATELFEEAKSILEHEYGPYHPETLGVYSNLAGTYDAIGRLDEAIQILEYVVSVREEKLGTANPDVDDEKRRLSELLKEAGRVRSRKVMSLENLLDANARIPNINLVIKA; encoded by the exons ATGCCGGGGATTGTTACAAATGGGGTTTGTGATGGGGCAGTGAATGAGATGAATGGTAACCATTCACCCTCAAAGGAAACCTTAGCTCCAGTCAAGTCCCCTAGGGGTTCCCTGAGTCCACAGAGAGGCCAGAATGGAGGACCTAATTTCCCAGTTGATGGGGTGATTGAGCCGTCGATTGAGCAGCTCTATGAAAATGTGTGTGACATGCAGAGTTCTGATCAGTCACCCTCAAGGAAAAGTTTTGGATCTGATGGTGATGAGTCTAGGATTGATTCGGAGTTGCGCCAGCTAGTTGGAGGACGGATGAGGGAGGTGGAGATAATGGAAGAGGAAGTGGAAGTCGAGGTGGAAAAAGAGCGGGGAGGGAGTTCTAGTGGTGAAATTTCTTCTGGAGTGGGTGGTTTATCATCCAATGAAAAGAAGTTGGATAAGGTGCATGAGATTCAATCTGCAACTACTAGTTCTGTTTCCACAGAAAAATCTGTCAAAGCATTGAACTCACAGTTGGATGCTTCACCTAAATCAAAACCCAAAGGAAAAAGTCCTCCTGCAAAAGCTCCTTTGGAAAGAAAGAATGATAAGCCTCTATTGAGAAAACAAACTAAAGGAGTTGCTAGCGGTGTGAAGAGTTTGAAGAGTTCTCCTTTGGGAAAGTCAGTGTCGCTGAATCGAGTTGAGAATTCAGCCGAATCAGCCTTAGATAAACCAGAGAGGGCACCAATATTGCTAAAGCAAGCAAGAGATCTGATTTCATCAGGAGATAATCCACAGAAAGCTCTTGAATTAGCTCTTCAGGCAATGAATCTTTTGGAGAAGCTTGGtaatggaaaaccaagtttggAGCTGGTTATGTGTTTACATGTTACTGCAGCAATCTATTGCAATTTGGGTCAATACAACGAGGCAATTCCAATTCTCGAGCGCTCGATTGAGATTCCTGTTATTGGGGAAAGTCAGCAGCATGCCCTTGCAAAATTTGCCGGTCACATGCAACTGGGAGACACCTATGCTATGCTGGGCCAGCTTGAGAATTCAATTATGTGCTACAGTTCTGGTTTTGAAGTCCAGAGGCAGGTTTTGGGAGAAACAGACCCAAGAGTCGGCGAAACTTGTCGATACGTGGCTGAGGCTAATGTTCAAGCTTTGCAATTCGATGAAGCAGAGAGGCTCTGTCAGATGGCTCTTGACATTCATAAAGCAAATAGTTCAGCCCCTTCACTTGAAGAGGCTGCTGATAGGAGGCTCATGGGCCTCATATTGGATACAAAGGGAAATCACGAAGCGGCTCTCGAGCATCTTGTTTTAGCCAGCATGGCAATGGTAGCAAATGGCCAAGAAGTGGAAGTGGCTTCTGTTGACTGCAGCATTGGAGACACATACTTATCCATGTCCCGATATGATGAGGCCGTCTTCGCGTATGAGAAAGCGCTAACAGTTTTCAAGACTGGAAAAGGAGAGAATCATCCTGCTGTCGGATCAGTCTTCGTACGTTTGGCTGACTTGCATAACAGGACAGGGAAGATAAAGGAGTCGAAATCATATTGCGATAGTGCACTTCGAATATACGAGAATCCAATGCCTGGAGTTAATCCAGAGGAGATTGCTAGTGGTCTTACGAATGTTTCGGCCATCTATGAATCAATGAATGAGCTTGAAAAGGCACTCAAGTTACTTCAGAAAGCACTGCTGATATATAATGACAGCCCTGGACAGCAAAGCTCAATAGCAGGGATTGAAGCTCAGATGGGGGTCATGTACTACATGCTGGGGAACTATACTGAATCTTACAACACATTGAAGAATGCTATTACGAAGCTTCGTGCGATCGGAGAGAAGAAATCGTCATTCATTGGAATTGCTCTTAATCAAATGGGACTTGCCTGTGTACAGCTTTATGCCTTTGGTGAGGCTACGGAATTGTTTGAAGAAGCAAAGAGTATTTTGGAACATGAGTATGGACCTTATCACCCTGAAACGCTTGGGGTTTATAGTAATCTTGCTGGCACATATGATGCAATTGGCAG GCTGGATGAGGCAATTCAAATTCTGGAGTATGTTGTTAGTGTGAGGGAGGAAAAGCTTGGAACAGCAAATCCTGATGTTGATGATGAGAAGAGAAGGTTGAGTGAGTTGTTGAAAGAAGCAGGTAGAGTTCGGAGCAGAAAAGTCATGTCACTTGAGAACCTTCTTGATGCCAATGCTCGCATTCCAAACATCAACCTTGTCATCAAGGCCTGA